The sequence CCCGAAATAAACGAGGCGTCCGACGCCGTCTTCGGAGCTCTCGACCGACGTCTCACCGACGGAGTAGTCGAACACTCATCCTCGGCGACGTGGATGGACACGGTCGGAAGAGAGACCGCTGTCGAGGTACAGTCTCTCTGGCTCCGTGCAGCCGAGTCAGCCGACGACCCGAGGCGAGACCAACTCAGACGTGGTCTCGAAGACCTACTCGACCGAGACACGACTGTAAACGTCTCTGTGCCTCTCTTCTTCGGACAGGTCGACGAGACGAGGGCGGACGACCTACTCGACCGGCTCCAAGACGTCTTCGTCTCCGACTTCGGCGCGACGACGTCTCCGTCGGACGACCCCGACTACGACCCGAGAGGATACCACACGGGAAGCACATGGGGTCTGACTTCGTGCTGGGTAGCGGGTGCTAACCTGCGTTACGGCAGGTACGAGGAGGGGGTAAGTCTACTCAGGAAGACCGCAAGCCTCCTACCCAGAGACCAGCCCGGTGCTCTCCCCGAGACGGTCGACTCCGAGACGGGAGAGATGATAGGCTGTTCCGAACAGGCGTGGAGTGCGGGTCTCTTCGTACACGTGATCGACAGACATCTCCTCGGTATAGAGGTCGACGCAGACTCCGAGAAGCCGACAGTCAGAGTCGATCCCGTTACCGAGCGAGACTGGGTCAGAAGACGAAAACGCGTCGGGGACGACACCTTCGACCTCAGACTCGAAGACGGCGAAGCTGAGATTCTCGAGTCGAGCCGTGAGACAGACCTAAGAACACAGTGATAGGATGAACTCAGACTCACTCGAAGACGGATGGAAGACTAAGTACAGAAAGAGCACCCGTCTCGTAGACGAGAAGACTGACGCAGTAGTCGGCTTCAACGTCAACATAGACGTCATACATTACATAGAGGAGACCGACCTCGACGTCTCCGACGCCGATCCCAGGCTCGTTTCGAGAGTCGAGGACTACGAGGATCTCAGGTCGTCGGTTCGGTACTGCGTCGACGAGGGTGAGAACCACGAGGTCAGTCTCGGATTCGAACTCGACATCGAGGGTGACGAACACATAGGAGGACAGGGAGGTATAATGTCGAAGTACCTCTCACAGACACGGAACGGTGTAGTCTTCTACAGCCCCGTCCTGTCACCCGAGATAGCGAGTATACTCGACGACGGCATCGTATTTCCCGTCGAAGAAGACGGTGAACTCCGTCTCAGACCAGTCGGAGACTGTTCGAACACTCAGACTACGAAGAGGAACCACATATTCGAGTTCAAGACCGACAGGTCAGGCAGACTCATACTCTCGGGATACGCCGAGGGCTTCGACCCCTACTTCCCCGAGCCAGTCGAGGGACACATAGACGAACTCGGTGACTGTGCTCTTCTTTCGGCTTTCCACGACGTCTCCGAGAGGCCTAAGCAGAAGATAGAGAAAGCCGCGTCACAGCTCAGGCAGATCGAGATTCCGGTTCACACCGAGTACGTCCACAAGGACGACGAGACCGCGAGCCTCGTCATAGAGAAGATACTCCCCGAGGTCGACAGCCTCGGAGTAGACACGACCGAGATGAGGGAGATACTCATGTCACACGGCATAGAGGTATACGGCGATATGAGCCTCGAAGACAGCGTCGAGTACGCACGTGAGGTATCCGACTCACTCGGGATAGAGAGGCTCCATCTCCATACCTACCAACACCAGGTGATCGTCGCAGACGAGGAGTATCCGGTGCCACTCGAACGTATAAGGGACTCGGCTCTCTACGGCTGTGTCTCGTCACTCGGTGTCGCCGAAGAAGGACGTATACCCGACTCGGAGTACATAGACGGCTTCAGCCCCGACGCCGCCGACGACAGCGACAACGAGAATGACAAGGAGATACTCTCGGACAGTCTCGACGAGATGAGACGTCTCGGCGAGAGCATGCATGTCGAAGGCTTCGAGGAAGACGGCACTGCGAGGGTCGGGGATAAGAAGGTAGCCGTGGTTCCGACTCTGATACACCCGAACCCGGTCAGAACCGTGGGTATGGGAGACATCACCTCAGCAGGGGCATTCACGTCTGAGATCGAGTATCAGCTGTCTTCGTCTCCCCAGTAGTCCTCAAGTATCTCCCTTCTCTCGACGTACCTCTGACGTGTCTCCTCGAGTGACTCAGTCATGACCTTACTGTCGAGTGCTGTCTCCATGAACCCCCTGTCTTTCTCGTATATAGGCACAGCCTGGACGTGTAGATGGGGAACCGACTCCCCCGCTGCCTCTCCTATGTTTATACCTATGTCTATCCCCGCGGGCTCCATCACCTCGTTCTGGAGCGTCTCGACACTCTGAACCATCGAGAAGAGCCTGTTCCTCTCCTCGTCTTCGAGCTCGGCTAAGGAGTTGAGATGTCTCCGGGGGACGACCATGAGATGACCCGTGTTGTACGGGAATATGTTTAGAACTACCATCAGAAAGTCGTCCTCGAAGACTGCTATCTTAGTCACACGGCTGTCGTCCTCCGACTGGGCACAGAAGAGACAGTCTATG is a genomic window of Candidatus Afararchaeum irisae containing:
- a CDS encoding HIT domain-containing protein, whose translation is MTDLKPYDMYLWSPERKEYADAEVPDDIDCLFCAQSEDDSRVTKIAVFEDDFLMVVLNIFPYNTGHLMVVPRRHLNSLAELEDEERNRLFSMVQSVETLQNEVMEPAGIDIGINIGEAAGESVPHLHVQAVPIYEKDRGFMETALDSKVMTESLEETRQRYVERREILEDYWGDEDS
- a CDS encoding ADP-dependent glucokinase/phosphofructokinase, yielding MNSDSLEDGWKTKYRKSTRLVDEKTDAVVGFNVNIDVIHYIEETDLDVSDADPRLVSRVEDYEDLRSSVRYCVDEGENHEVSLGFELDIEGDEHIGGQGGIMSKYLSQTRNGVVFYSPVLSPEIASILDDGIVFPVEEDGELRLRPVGDCSNTQTTKRNHIFEFKTDRSGRLILSGYAEGFDPYFPEPVEGHIDELGDCALLSAFHDVSERPKQKIEKAASQLRQIEIPVHTEYVHKDDETASLVIEKILPEVDSLGVDTTEMREILMSHGIEVYGDMSLEDSVEYAREVSDSLGIERLHLHTYQHQVIVADEEYPVPLERIRDSALYGCVSSLGVAEEGRIPDSEYIDGFSPDAADDSDNENDKEILSDSLDEMRRLGESMHVEGFEEDGTARVGDKKVAVVPTLIHPNPVRTVGMGDITSAGAFTSEIEYQLSSSPQ